A region from the Cannabis sativa cultivar Pink pepper isolate KNU-18-1 chromosome 9, ASM2916894v1, whole genome shotgun sequence genome encodes:
- the LOC133030978 gene encoding uncharacterized protein LOC133030978, whose amino-acid sequence MDLDLALRMDRPASLTDTSTSEQRRIYEKWDRSNRMSLMIIKRGIPEAFRGAVSEEVTDATTFLAEIEKRFAKSDKAETSTLLKKLISMKFKGKENIREYIMEMSHLASKLKALKLELSDDLLVHLVLISLPPQFSQFKVSYNCQREKWTLNELISFCVQEEERLKQEKTESAHLASTSKDKGKKRKNEAAKDKGPAHKKQTQTNSDDGCFFCNMKGHMKKECAKYIAWRAKKGLPELPKAK is encoded by the exons ATGGATCTTGACCTTGCATTAAGGATGGATCGTCCTGCTTCTCTTACGGATACCAGTACCTCCGAGCAAAGGAGGATTTATGAGAAGTGGGACCGTTCAAACCGCATGAGTCTTATGATCATTAAGCGCGGCATACCTGAGGCTTTTAGGGGTGCGGTGTCCGAGGAGGTCACCGATGCCACAACTTTCCTTGCTGAAATTGAGAAGCGCTTTGCAAAAAGCGATAAGGCGGAAACAAGtactcttttaaagaaacttatttccatgaagtttaagggcaaggaaaacataagggagtacattatggaaatgtcTCACCTTGCTTCAAAGTTGAAGGCACTAAAGCTTGAGCTTTCGGATGACTTGCTTGTGCATTTAGTGCTTATCTCTCTTCCTCCACAATTCAGTCAATTCAAGGTCAGTTACAACTGTCAAAGGGAGAAATGGACTCTTAATGAGCTCATTTCAttttgtgttcaagaggaagaaagattgaagcaagagaagactgaaagtgctcatttggcaagcacctctaaagataagggcaagaaaagaaagaatgaggCTGCTAAGGATAAAGGTCCTGCACATAAGAAACAAACTCAAACCAACAGTGATGATGGTTGTTTCTTTTGCAACATGAAAGGACACATGAAGAAGGAATGTGCTAAGTATATTGCATGGCGAGCAAAGAAAG ggttgcctgagTTGCCGAAAGCCAAATGA
- the LOC115723680 gene encoding triacylglycerol lipase 2-like gives MAGAIGILPIIVAIIIFSIIPSEIEARTKLYTTAVVHDHHENPTNTISPFQDDFCKSTVESKGYSCQQHQVITEDGYILGLQRIPVGRSGKQADKPPVLLQHGIFSDGVTWVRNSPEESLAFILADNGYDVWLANSRGTVYSRGHQSLTPNDPDYWNWSWDELAAYDLPAFIQYVHDQTGENIHYVGHSLGTLMAFAALSEDDNVSSKLRSAALLSPIAYLNQIRSLLTKAAAYLFLGDQLYWLGLHEFIPKSQEVSKLLGNICSKPGINCSDILAAFTGLNCCINSSTIDVDPQSTATRNLIHLAQMIRKGTIAKYDYGNADENMKQYGKPTPPLYNMSSIPNNFPLLLSYGGKDELSDVNDVSVLLEKLKDHEQDKLVVQLVENYAHLDFVMGDNANKVVYNPLMDFFGLH, from the exons ATGGCTGGCGCAATAGGGATTCTTCCCATCATTGTGGCTATTATAATTTTCAGTATTATTCCATCAGAAATCGAAGCAAGAACTAAATTGTACACAACTGCAGTAGTCCATGATCACCATGAAAACCCAACTAATACTATTTCACCTTTCCAAGATGATTTCTGTAAATCAACGGTGGAGTCAAAAGGCTACTCATGCCAACAACATCAA GTAATCACAGAGGATGGTTACATTCTTGGATTGCAAAGGATACCAGTTGGGAGATCTGGGAAGCAGGCTGATAAACCACCTGTTTTGCTGCAACATGGAATTTTCAgc GATGGTGTGACATGGGTAAGGAATTCCCCAGAAGAGTCATTGGCGTTCATATTGGCTGACAATGGATATGATGTGTGGTTGGCTAATAGTCGAGGCACAGTTTATAGCCGTGGCCATCAGTCGCTTACTCCTAATGATCCT GATTATTGGAACTGGTCATGGGATGAATTGGCTGCTTATGACCTTCCTGCCTTTATCCAATATGTACACGATCAGACAGGCGAGAATATACACTACGTTGGACATTCTTTG GGAACTTTGATGGCTTTTGCTGCCTTATCTGAAGACGACAATGTGTCGAGCAAGCTGAGATCAGCCGCTTTACTCAGTCCAATTGCTTATCTTAATCAAATCCGTTCACTCCTCACCAAAGCTGCAGCTTATCTCTTTTTAGGCGAT CAACTTTATTGGTTGGGTCTCCATGAGTTTATCCCAAAAAG CCAAGAAGTTTCCAAACTTTTGGGAAACATTTGTAGTAAACCAGGCATTAATTGCTCAGACATATTGGCTGCTTTCACAG GCTTAAATTGTTGTATCAATAGCTCGACCATAGACGTTGATCCTCAGTCAACTGCCACTAGGAACTTAATCCATCTTGCTCAAA TGATTAGAAAAGGCACAATAGCCAAGTATGATTATGGTAATGCAGACGAGAACATGAAGCAATATGGGAAGCCAACTCCTCCATTATACAATATGAGTAGTATTCCAAATAATTTTCCTCTTCTGTTGAGCTATGGAGGAAAAGATGAACTTTCTGATGTAAATGATGTGAGTGTTTTACTTGAGAAGCTTAAAGATCACGAGCAAGACAAGTTGGTAGTTCAGTTGGTAGAAAATTATGCTCATTTAGATTTTGTTATGGGTGACAATGCTAACAAAGTTGTCTATAACCCTTTAATGGACTTCTTTGGGctccattaa
- the LOC115723681 gene encoding triacylglycerol lipase 2-like gives MVGGAIGLVVVAVALIISNIPSETAAIRDVFPHKPAMVSPPQASTLADNDICKTLVEPQGYTCQHYQVTTEDGYTLGMQRIPAGRSGKKANKPPVLVQHGVLADAALYLVSSPEQCLPFILADNGYDVWLSNVRGTACSRTHTSLSPNDEKFWDWSWVELGAYDLPAFIEGVHNQTGKKLHYVGHSLGTLMALSAFSTDFKQIDMIRSATLLSPIAYMNQIGSTLLKEITVFSLAETSINLLGIHQFDPSSKEVATILGYICSLQGIDCVSYETALSGPNCCIDKPTIERYVEHQLQPTSMKNLVHLSQMIRTGTIRKYDYNTSENMKQYNQATPPAYDMSKIPKDFPLFMSYGKNDYLSDVKDVEVLLETIKDHDKDKLAVQYLENYAHMDFVMGNNTRQAVFEPLMAFIAQH, from the exons ATGGTTGGTGGTGCTATTGGTTTGGTTGTGGTGGCCGTGGCTCTTATCATATCCAATATTCCATCAGAAACAGCAGCGATAAGAGATGTATTCCCCCATAAACCAGCAATGGTATCTCCTCCTCAAGCCTCCACACTTGCAGATAATGACATCTGCAAAACTCTGGTGGAGCCACAAGGCTACACTTGCCAACATTATCAA GTAACAACAGAGGATGGTTACACTCTTGGGATGCAGAGGATTCCAGCTGGAAGGTCAGGCAAGAAAGCAAACAAACCACCCGTTTTGGTACAACATGGGGTTCTCGCG GATGCTGCCTTATATCTAGTCAGTTCCCCAGAACAATGTTTGCCCTTCATATTGGCTGATAATGGCTATGATGTATGGCTTTCCAATGTTCGTGGCACAGCCTGCAGTCGTACCCACACATCACTTTCTCCTAATGACGAG AAATTCTGGGATTGGTCATGGGTTGAATTGGGTGCTTATGACCTCCCTGCGTTCATCGAAGGTGTGCATAATCAAACTGGCAAGAAGCTACACTATGTTGGACACTCCTTG GGAACTTTGATGGCTCTTTCAGCATTTTCTACAGATTTCAAGCAGATTGACATGATAAGATCGGCCACTTTACTTAGTCCAATTGCTTATATGAATCAAATTGGTTCCACGTTATTAAAAGAGATTACTGTATTCTCTTTAGCTGAG ACATCCATCAATTTGTTGGGCATCCATCAGTTTGATCCGTCAAG CAAGGAAGTTGCCACCATTTTGGGATATATATGTAGTTTACAAGGCATTGACTGCGTCTCCTATGAGACTGCTTTATcag GCCCAAATTGCTGTATAGATAAACCGACAATAGAACGTTATGTTGAACATCAACTTCAGCCAACCTCCATGAAGAATTTGGTTCATCTTTCTCAGA TGATCAGAACTGGAACAATAAGAAAGTACGATTATAACACATCGGAAAATATGAAGCAATATAATCAGGCAACTCCTCCTGCATACGACATGAGTAAAATTCCAAAGGATTTTCCTCTTTTCATGAGCTATGGAAAGAATGATTATCTTTCAGATGTAAAAGATGTGGAGGTTTTACTTGAGACTATTAAAGATCATGACAAGGACAAGTTGGCAGTACAGTATTTGGAGAATTATGCTCATATGGATTTTGTTATGGGTAACAATACCAGACAAGCTGTGTTTGAACCTTTAATGGCCTTCATTGCTCAACATTAA